From a region of the Apis mellifera strain DH4 linkage group LG2, Amel_HAv3.1, whole genome shotgun sequence genome:
- the LOC102655388 gene encoding small VCP/p97-interacting protein: MGNLCLSCCKQSSSCEDLTPDLETRRRKQMEAAEKRIAEQQNRGIKNIEAVKRQERLDQLREKRQEEIGNRNVQSNLKWQMN, translated from the exons atgggAAATCTTTGTCTTTCTTGTTGCAAACAATCATCTTCATGTGAAGATTTAACGCCAGATTTG gaaactagaagaagaaaacaaatgGAAGCTGCAGAAAAGAGAATTGCTGAACAACAAAACcgaggaattaaaaatattgaggcTGTTAAAAGACAAGAAAGGTTAGATCAATTACGTGAAAAACGTCAAGAAGAAATCGGTAATAGAAATGTACAAAGTAATTTAAAg tggCAAATGAATTAA
- the LOC100578537 gene encoding UV radiation resistance-associated gene protein, translating to MHTMEISETKNFVRDLDLTLQPRIFPRYKAWLPLATQQLRLRNLIQIIGCNLKTNINNEICWFYYTLHRTSMSSPLYTSEVIDNVNPKWSSLEAPTIYATNYSTASEVIVRLWKRVIINNITTDITVFTWGISFTGLAYIGPKLPSTLETILKENSLIFQFHGGFFTPTYCFAETPELKRYLRIKVNSSEIRDSYTVNKLSSLRNKMQALKQQTESVQTLRMRIASGDNFHAPKYPQSSLNRLFQPRKVNREKKAEIIKIRKELEIAKFRTKLLEQERARKMGELRVLNQMHSNIMEENQDYGSDLMERYRELNKDIERLHEWRQNQIDTRETYIQLSNQLAHRRRQLISELNLIYPISQDGNRKFRIHDVHLPDSEDLELSNDTEVAVALGFVAHSTQMIANFLNIPTRYPIIHYGSRSKIIDHITENLPDNERQFPLFARSKDKLQFRYAVYLLNKNIAQLRWYCGLPTTDLRATLSNLATLINIKPNQSHLDNSKRTYSTSSLDIEVGNNKQSITPPIQKIIFEKCHRSSRSMSQLKSIKSSLGSSLDQGLDKPVQSLVLGSQSKRICKSEESAIDNKTLVLVKDRSTNSSNETLNNAILTNKYINDIDNEDNFQINKVAIENNIEIMIPTSVSKTINVVDSFEGSVSVRDRSSNSISSCEMALTSSQNGDDSSNDNNTKKDETRELISITNEISINVNDVVDNALKNEKYNEDYNIENQTSKDNLKILASKVDKSYNDHEHTLAATEISTYNKEHLAKSCLSLDDIMCCAYEETEKKQRTSSICSYPEEYLSSKYLTSRKRYNSESKKDRIDSLHAKNWYHNNTSRESMLETELIETAQKSDCYLYDETNKCDFQASSEYIDIIRRSSENVYARTEALANKKTSFKVMKPRL from the exons atgcaTACAATGGAGATTTCAGAGACAAAAAACTTTGTTAGAGATTTGGATTTAACTTTACAACCTCGtatttttccacgatataAAGCTTGGCTTCCTCTTGCTACACAACag TTAAGGCTTAGGAatcttatacaaataataggATGCAatctaaaaacaaatataaataatgaaatttgttggttttattatactttacatAGAACAAGTATGTCTTCTCCTTTATATACAAGTGAAGTAATTGATAATGTAAATCCAAAATGGTCAAGTTTGGAAGCACCAACCATATATGCTACCAATTATTCTACTGCCAGTG aagtcATTGTAAGATTATGGAAAAGagtgattattaataatataactactGATATAACTGTATTTACATGGGGCATATCTTTTACTGGTTTGGCATATATTGGTCCAAAATTACCAAGTACCTtagaaactattttaaaagaaaattctttaatttttcaatttcatggTGGTTTTTTTACACCAACATATTGTTTTGCTGAAACTCCTGAATTGAAAAGATATCTACGTATAAAAGTTAATTCATCTGAAATAAGAGATAGTTATACTGTGAATAAACTCAGCAgcttgagaaataaaatgcaaGCATTAAAACAACAGACAGAATCAGTACAAACACTTCGAATGCGAATTGCTTCTGGAGATAATTTTCATGCACCAAAATATCCACAAAGTTCATTAAACAGATTATTTCAACCTCGTAAAGTAAATAGGGAGAAAAAAgccgaaataataaaaattcgcaaagaattagaaatagcaaaatttagaacaaaattattagaacAAGAAAGAGCAAGAAAAATGGGAGAATTGAGAGTGTTAAATCAGATGCATTCTAATATTATGGAAGAAAATCAAGATTAtg gttCTGATTTAATGGAAAGATACAgggaattaaataaagatattgaaagaTTACATGAATGGCGACAAAATCAAATAGATACAAGAGAAACATATATTCAATTGAGTAATCAACTTGCTCATAGAAGAAGACAATTGAtttcagaattaaatttaatatatcctaTTTCACAA GAtggaaatcgaaaatttagaaTACATGATGTTCATTTACCAGATAGTGAGGATTTAGAATTATCAAATGATACTGAAGTTGCTGTAGCATTGGGATTTGTTGCACATAGTACACAAATGATTgccaattttcttaatataccTACTAGATATCCTATTATACATTATGGATCACGTAGTAAAATTATAGATCATATTACAGAAAATTTACCTGATAATGAAAGACA atttcctCTTTTTGCTCGAAGTAAAGATAAGCTGCAATTTCGTTAtgctgtttatttattaaataaaaatatagctcAATTAAGATGGTATTGTGGCCTTCCAACAACAGACTTAAGGGCAACACTTTCAAATCTTGctactttaataaatattaaaccaaATCAATCTCA TTTAGATAATTCAAAGCGAACATATTCTACTTCATCTTTGGATATTGAAgttggaaataataaacaaagtaTAACGCCaccaatacaaaaaataatttttgagaaatgtCATCGATCTTCACGATCTATGAGCCAGTTGAAGAGTATAAAATCTTCTCTTGGTTCATCTTTAGATCAAGGTTTAGATAAACCTGTACAATCTCTTGTTTTAGGCAGTCAATCAAAGCGAATTTGTAAATCAGAAGAAAGTGCCATAGACAATAAAACATTGGTACTAGTAAAAGATAGATCAACTAATAGTAGTaatgaaactttaaataacgctattttaactaataaatatataaatgatatagacaatgaagataattttcaaataaataaggttgcaatagaaaataacattgaaattATGATACCAACATCAGTATCAAAGACAATCAATGTTGTGGACAGTTTTGAAGGTTCAGTAAGTGTAAGAGATAGAAGTTCGAATTCTATAAGTAGCTGTGAAATGGCACTTACTAGTAGTCAAAATGGGGATGATAgttcaaatgataataatacaaaaaaagatgaaactaGAGAACTTATTTCAATtactaatgaaatttcaataaatgttaACGATGTTGTAGATaatgctttaaaaaatgaaaaatacaatgaaGATTATAACATAGAAAATCAAACTTCAAaagataatcttaaaatattagctAGTAAAGTAGATAAAAGTTATAATGATCATGAACATACATTAGCTGCAACAGAAATCTCAACATATAATAAGGAACATTTGGCTAAGTCATGTTTATCTTTGGATGATATAATGTGTTGTGCTTATgaagaaactgaaaaaaaacaaagaacaaGTTCTATTTGTAGTTATCCAGAAGAATATCTTTCATCAAAATATCTTACATCGCGAAAACGATATAATTCTGAATCAAA aaaagacCGAATAGATTCTTTACATGCTAAAAATTGGTACCACAATAACACAAGTAGAGAATCaatg ttgGAAACGGAATTAATAGAAACAGCACAAAAATCAGATTGCTATTTATATGATGAAACAAACAAATGTGACTTCCAAGCATCAAGTGAATACATTGACATTATTAGACGTAGTTCAGAAAATGTATATGCTCGTACTGAAGCTTTAGCTAATAAGAAAACTAGTTTTAAAGTTATGAAACCACGACTGTAG
- the LOC413869 gene encoding retinol dehydrogenase 11, translating into MVSSWCYFILPVVLFIGLLRKCRERTWGRCKNTDSLVGRVFIVTGANSGIGKETVKELAKRKATVILACRNIQTARNAISDIRTQISTGELVPMELNLASFSSIKEFVTEVIKNFAEIHVLINNAGVYVPFKEQALTDDGFEIHFGVNHLGHFLLTNLLLEHLKQNGPNRIVIVTSKLFESGIIDFSNLNCEKGLVVKGRMNPAYCNSKLANTYFGIELAKRTKDNGINVYMVCPGFTYTGLFRNVKRSWFHYIIFSPVALLFLRTANQGAQTVLHCAIEPSLSNESGNIYRDCKLYVSKKELDPNVALRLWDVSAKLTRINEFLK; encoded by the exons ATGGTATCTTCATggtgttatttcattttaccagtagtattatttattggtTTACTTCGAAAATGTCGTGAACGTACATGGGGAAGATGTAAAAATACAGACAGTTTGGTAGGTCGAGTATTTATTGTAACAGGTGCGAATTCAGGTATTGGTAAAGAAACAGTAAAAGAATTAGCTAAAAGAAAAGCTACAGTTATTCTAGCTTGTAGAAATATACAAACTGCTCGAAATGCTATATCCGATATACGCACTCAAATATCTACTGGAGAATtg gtgccaatggaattaaatttggcatcattttcatcgataaaagaatttgttacagaagtaataaaaaactttgcaGAGAttcatgtattaattaataatgctgGAGTATATGTTCCTTTCAAAGAACAAGCTTTAACTGATGATggatttgaaattcattttggAGTAAATCATTTAGGACATTTTTTGCTTACAAATTTACTTTTGGaacatttaaaacaaaatggaCCAAACAG aattgTTATTGTGACATCTAAACTTTTTGAATCTGggataattgatttttccaaTCTAAATTGTGAAAAAGGATTGGTAGTTAAAGGACGCATGAATCCTGCCTattgtaattcaaaattaGCAAATACTTATTTTGGTATTGAACTTGCTAAACGAACAAAAGATAATGGTATTAATGTTTACATGGTTTGTCCTGGATTCACTTATACTGGTTTATTCAGAAATGTTAAAAGAAGTTGGtttcattacattattttttcaccTGTTGctctattatttttacgtaCTGCAAATCag ggtGCACAAACAGTATTACATTGTGCAATAGAACCTTCCTTATCTAATGAGAGTGGTAATATTTACCGTGATTGTAAACtttatgtttcaaaaaaagaattagatcCTAATGTAGCATTACGTTTATGGGATGTAAGTGCAAAACTGACtagaattaatgaatttttaaaatga